A genomic stretch from Telopea speciosissima isolate NSW1024214 ecotype Mountain lineage chromosome 7, Tspe_v1, whole genome shotgun sequence includes:
- the LOC122667627 gene encoding GATA transcription factor 1-like: MVSFGAGFIVEEFLDFSSDIGEEDEEEDNKQSNSNNFPTTTTTNNNNKALSSSSTLDLDSKPTNPATHQIHQPQREAQTVLNIFDLDDDHHHSFPEFLEEELEWITNGDAFPGVETFDDIFPGKLSKGPNNHSPVSVLENSSSSSNNSGIMICCASLRVPVRARSKRRRRKRSGFSDLSGQQWRWWCERKNKSNGGGATLAAANETIMATIGRKCWHCGAEKTPQWRAGPHGPKTLCNACGVRYKSGRLVPEYRPASSPSYSNELHSNSHRKILEMRKQKQQELLMESVDKG, encoded by the exons ATGGTGTCTTTTGGGGCAGGGTTTATCGTAGAAGAGTTTCTTGACTTCTCTTCGGACATCGGCGAAGAAGACGAGGAAGAAGACAACAAACAGAGCAACAGCAACAACTTtcctaccaccaccaccaccaacaacaacaacaaagccctctcttcctcttcaacTTTGGACTTGGACTCCAAACCCACAAACCCTGCTACTCACCAAATCCATCAGCCACAACGAGAAGCACAAACCGTGTTGAACATTTTCGACCTAGATGATGACCACCACCATTCCTTCCCC GAATTCCTAGAAGAAGAACTGGAATGGATAACAAACGGAGACGCTTTTCCGGGCGTAGAGACATTCGACGACATTTTCCCAGGGAAGCTGAGTAAGGGCCCAAATAATCATAGCCCTGTCTCGGTGCTTGagaacagtagcagcagcagtaacAACAGTGGCATTATGATTTGCTGTGCTAGCCTCCGAGTCCCAGTTCGAGCCAGAAGCAAGAGGCGAAGACGGAAACGTAGTGGGTTCTCAGATTTGTCAGGTCAGCAATGGCGGTGGTGGTGTGAACGTAAGAACAAGAGCaatggaggaggagcaacattAGCAGCAGCAAATGAAACAATAATGGCGACGATAGGTAGGAAGTGTTGGCATTGCGGGGCGGAGAAGACGCCACAGTGGCGGGCAGGGCCTCATGGACCAAAGACACTCTGCAACGCATGTGGGGTAAGGTATAAGTCGGGCAGACTCGTGCCGGAGTACCGGCCAGCGAGTAGCCCTTCTTACTCTAATGAATTGCATTCCAACTCTCACAGGAAAATATTAGAAATGAGAAAGCAGAAGCAGCAGGAGTTGTTGATGGAGTCTGTGGATAAAGGGTAG